The following are encoded together in the Triticum dicoccoides isolate Atlit2015 ecotype Zavitan chromosome 6B, WEW_v2.0, whole genome shotgun sequence genome:
- the LOC119321141 gene encoding protein PHYLLO, chloroplastic-like, translating to MAIRFLVVAEMLVVSLSPSSPLSFLPVPNPRPFVVFPLRRCCLHKHHKRRQCRGGSGLPLHLLHAVARRRMGIVIDVDEVNDIGDRDLPVDVSFTRRLPPALTLVDGIAALRRAAEEVKASPPAAGSGVIRFEVLVPPSTKALKWLCSQFRRSSLFPQFYLSRKLSSNPSVQLEISGVGSALCLYGSSSQVKDGYDMISRYISFDSDLMGAYGAVGMKYNEELLSIEEKAGSFYFFIPQVELTEFVGYSVLSSTMVWDHFVSHTFEDSVCLFESCFKQVCGSCDSAASSCYEGMMTNYIGESHLLETVNAQLVYLDGEVLVKVDAEISMQKEKFLMSEQSFIRFSPHFLFFANMDLRSESNKTESSIKSCSNINSAWASLIVEECVRLGFTYFCIAPGSRSSPLALSATGHPLTTCISCYDERSLGFHALGYGRGSRKPAIVITSSGTAVSNLLPSVVEASQNFVPVILLTADRPPELHDAGANQAIDQL from the exons ATGGCCATTCGCTTTCTCGTCGTCGCAGAAATGCTCGTCGTCTCCCTTTCTCCGAGCtcacccctctccttccttcctgtcCCGAACCCCCGCCCTTTTGTCGTCTTCCCTCTTCGCCGCTGCTGCCTCCACAAACACCACAAGCGCCGGCAATGCCGCGGTGGCAGTGGCCTACCACTCCACCTCCTCCACGCCGTCGCAAGGAGGCGAATGGGCATCGTGATCGACGTCGACGAGGTGAATGATATCGGCGACCGTGACCTCCCCGTGGACGTGTCATTCACTCGGAGGCTCCCGCCGGCGCTCACCCTCGTTGACGGCATTGCCGCACTGCGGCGGGCCGCCGAGGAGGTGAAGGCCAGCCCGCCTGCCGCCGGGAGCGGCGTGATCCGGTTCGAG GTACTTGTTCCACCCAGTACGAAGGCACTCAAATGGTTATGCTCTCAGTTTAGGAGATCATCATTGTTCCCTCAGTTCTATCTATCAAGGAAGCTAAGCTCCAATCCGTCAGTTCAACTTGAAATATCTGGTGTTGGTTCTGCACTTTGCTTGTATGGTTCCTCTTCTCAAGTAAAAGATGGATATGATATGATATCAAG ATATATTTCATTTGATTCAGATTTGATGGGAGCTTATGGAGCAGTTGGCATGAAGTATAATGAGGAATTATTGTCAATAGAGGAGAAAGCTGGTTCATTTTACTTCTTTATTCCTCAG GTTGAGTTGACCGAATTTGTTGGCTATTCTGTGCTATCATCAACTATGGTTTGGGATCATTTTGTATCTCATACATTTGAGGATTCGGTTTGTTTGTTTGAATCTTGTTTCAAACAG GTATGTGGTAGCTGTGATTCTGCAGCTAGCAGCTGTTATGAAGGCATGATGACGAATTACATTGGAGAATCACATTTGTTAGAGACTGTGAATGCTCAGTTG GTATACTTGGATGGCGAAGTTCTTGTCAAAGTAGATGCTGAAATCAGCATGCAAAAG GAGAAATTTCTGATGTCCGAGCAGTCATTTATTCGCTTTTCACCACACTTCTTATTTTTTGCAAACATG GACCTACGCTCAGAAAGCAACAAAACCGAATCTTCTATTAAGAGCTGCTCTAACATAAATTCGGCATGGGCATCCCTTATAGTTGAAGAGTGTGTCAGGCTTGGTTTTACG TACTTTTGTATAGCTCCAGGGTCAAGGTCATCCCCACTTGCACTTTCTGCCACAGGCCACCCTTTGACAACTTGCATATCATGTTATGATGAACGTTCACTTGGATTTCATGCTCTTGGCTATGGGAGAGGTTCTAGAAAGCCTGCAATAGTAATTACATCATCAGGAACTGCTGTTTCAAATCTTCTCCCTTCG GTGGTGGAGGCAAGTCAAAATTTCGTACCAGTAATCTTGCTCACAGCTGATCGTCCTCCTGAGCTTCATGATGCTGGAGCCAACCAAGCGATTGATCAG TTATAA